The Mesorhizobium loti genome includes a region encoding these proteins:
- a CDS encoding porin family protein — protein MKILLLATAIILAPAGMACAADINDASSAGYDWSGLYAGVHFGYAAGKSNLFIAGAGSGGTDINSSMDPDGFIGGIHIGFNQEMANRFVLGAEADIAYNAVDGLTTFPGSGTLLKSEIKWSGSARLRAGYAFDRTLPFITAGAAAAKYEVTGITGGPGGDILIHDKTHVGWTVGAGVEHAFTDRWIARAEYRYSDFGSQDLSITTGLGSASSVDLRTHDVRAGLSYKF, from the coding sequence ATGAAAATTCTTCTTCTCGCGACAGCCATCATTCTCGCGCCGGCCGGCATGGCGTGCGCGGCTGACATCAATGATGCTTCGTCTGCCGGCTACGACTGGTCCGGCCTCTATGCCGGCGTTCATTTCGGCTACGCGGCCGGAAAGTCCAATCTCTTCATCGCCGGCGCTGGCAGTGGGGGCACCGACATCAACAGTTCCATGGATCCGGACGGTTTTATTGGCGGCATCCACATCGGTTTCAATCAGGAAATGGCGAACCGCTTCGTGCTCGGTGCCGAGGCTGATATTGCGTACAATGCTGTGGATGGACTGACGACCTTCCCTGGTAGCGGCACGTTGCTCAAGAGCGAAATCAAATGGTCGGGTTCGGCGCGGCTGCGGGCCGGTTATGCTTTCGATCGGACCTTGCCCTTCATCACTGCCGGCGCGGCCGCGGCCAAGTATGAAGTGACCGGGATCACCGGCGGCCCCGGCGGCGACATACTGATCCACGACAAAACCCATGTTGGCTGGACGGTTGGAGCCGGCGTTGAGCACGCTTTCACCGACAGGTGGATCGCTCGGGCCGAATATCGCTACTCCGATTTCGGCAGCCAGGACCTCTCGATAACAACTGGTCTTGGCTCGGCATCGAGCGTCGATCTGCGGACGCACGATGTCCGGGCCGGCCTCAGCTACAAGTTCTGA
- a CDS encoding porin family protein yields MKTILLATAFILAPVGMASAADTGAVLPVAATYNWSGAYVGAQAGYAWGDARVGQTFAPGSFDNYGWGYSPSGGFGGFYAGYIEQFDGGLVLGVEGDYSFASVKGTTRYRELGVDDPAFGGELKLDSVGSVRLRAGYAMDRWLPFVTGGLAVASYKHTTVDIPGGPYADARDTVAGYTLGAGAEYAVTDNWVVRGEYRFADFGRHTSRRHFISDGAPLGPEEIELTTHDLRIGVAYKF; encoded by the coding sequence ATGAAAACCATTCTTCTTGCCACGGCCTTCATCCTCGCACCTGTCGGCATGGCGTCCGCGGCGGATACCGGCGCGGTCTTGCCTGTTGCGGCCACCTACAACTGGTCCGGCGCCTATGTCGGTGCGCAGGCCGGGTATGCCTGGGGGGACGCGAGGGTCGGGCAGACCTTTGCGCCCGGCAGCTTCGATAATTATGGCTGGGGCTACAGTCCGTCCGGCGGTTTCGGCGGCTTCTATGCCGGCTATATCGAGCAGTTCGACGGCGGACTGGTTCTTGGCGTCGAGGGCGACTACAGCTTCGCAAGCGTGAAGGGCACCACGCGCTATCGGGAGCTCGGGGTTGACGACCCTGCCTTTGGCGGCGAGCTCAAGCTGGATTCGGTTGGCTCCGTGCGCCTGAGAGCCGGCTACGCGATGGACCGGTGGCTGCCTTTTGTCACCGGAGGCCTGGCGGTGGCAAGCTACAAGCACACCACCGTCGACATTCCCGGCGGTCCCTACGCGGACGCCAGAGATACAGTGGCCGGCTATACGCTGGGCGCCGGCGCCGAATACGCCGTCACCGACAATTGGGTGGTTCGCGGCGAATACCGGTTCGCCGATTTCGGCCGCCACACGTCACGGCGGCACTTCATCTCTGATGGAGCCCCGCTCGGCCCCGAAGAGATCGAACTGACGACGCACGACCTCCGCATCGGCGTCGCTTACAAATTCTGA